The following nucleotide sequence is from Halogeometricum borinquense DSM 11551.
GAGGTGACGGCGGGCGACCACGTCACCGTCACTGGTGTCCTCCACATCGAACAGCAGACCTCCGGACAGGAGAAGACGCCAATCTTCGACCTCTACATGGACGGGGTGTCCATCGAAATCGAGGACGAGGAGTTCGAGGACATGGACATCTCCGAGGAGGACGTGGCCGAAATCGTCGAACTCTCGAACGACCCAGACATCTACCAGAAGATGATCGGGTCCGTCGCTCCGTCTATCTACGGCTACGAGCAGGAGAAACTCGCCATGATTCTCCAACTGTTCTCCGGCGTCACCAAACACCTGCCCGACGGTTCCCGGATCCGCGGGGACCTGCACATGTTGCTGATAGGGGACCCTGGTACGGGGAAATGTGTTGCCGGGGATACCCGCGTGACGGTAGCAGATGGGTCCGAGGTACCGATCCGTAAACTGGTCGAACAGAATCTCGACGAGCCGAAACCGGTCGATGACGGCGTGTGGGACGCCGTCGATTTCGAGGTGCCGTCGATGGCACACGACGGATCGATCACCACGCGGCGAGCGACGAAAGTGTGGAAGCGTGAGGCTCCCGACCGGATGTACGAAATTCGGACCGCGGCCGGACACGAACTCACTGTGACGCCGTCGCATCCGCTGTTCGTTGGCTGTGACGGTGGGACCGAGGCCGTCGTCGCAGATAACCTTGAAGCGGGGCAGTTCGTCGCTGTCCCTCGGTCACTTCCGACCGACGGAGACAACTCACTCGACGTATCGATTCGCCGGTCGCAGTCGAACAACGCCGTGCGACTCGATCTTCCCGACCGACTGACGCCGTCGCTGGCTCGTCTCCTCGGCTACGTCGCCGCCGAAGGGTACGTCGAACGGCGCGACTCGGGCAGTGCGTTCGTGTCGATAACGAACAGCGACCGCGAGATACTCGACGACGTTGCCGACGCCCTCGACGAACTCGGACTCAGGGCGACCGAACGATCTACCCATGACGATAAGACGACACGAGAACTCATCTGCTCGTCGAGCGAACTGGTAAGTCTCCTCGAAAAAATTGAACCGGCGCTACTGGACGGGTCGAGTGAACAGCGCGTTCCCGCCCCGATCCTGCGCGCGAAGTCGCCCGTCAAGCGAGGTTTCCTCCGCGCGTTCGTCGATGCTGAAGGAACCGTCTCGCCGTCGCAGCGAGAGGTCACCGTCTCCTCGACGAGTCGAGACGTACTCGAAGGAGTCCGCAGTCTCCTCCTCGCGTTCGGAATCAGTTCGCAACTCCGAACGAAGGCGGATGGCAGTTTCCGCCTGCGCGTGAGCGGTGATGACTTCGCCCGCTACACCGCCCAGATTGGCCTCGTTACGGAGCGTAAGCGACGGGCGGCCGAAGCGGTGGTCGATGTGGACGGAAACACGAACCGCGATGTCATTCCCGGCGTCGGCGACACGCTCTGCGACCTGCGCGAATCACTCGGCCTCGAGCAGGACGACTGCGGACTCCCACGCAGTACGTACCAGCACTACGAGCGCGGTGACCGAAACCCGAGTCGAGACAGCCTCCAGACGGTCGTTCAGACGTTCTCCGAGGCGGCGGCCGATGGACTGGCCGCGGATGGTGACGGCGGTGCAAGCGTCGAACGTTGCCTCGCCTCCCTGCGCGCTCTCGCGGACGGTGACATCGCGTGGGACCGCATCGAATCAATCGACCCGGTCGAACCCGACGACGAGTGGGTGTACGACCTCGAAATCGAGGGGACGCACAACTTCCTCACCAACAACGTCGTCTCGCACAACTCCCAAATGTTGCAGTACATCCGCAATATTGCACCCCGCTCGGTCTACACCTCCGGGAAGGGTTCATCCTCGGCCGGTCTGACGGCCGCAGCCGTCCGCGACGATTTCGGCGACGGACAACAGTGGACGCTCGAAGCCGGTGCCCTCGTTCTCGCTGATAAAGGCATTGCGGCTGTGGACGAACTGGACAAGATGCGGTGCGTAACTGGTGACTCTCTTGTCCATCTCGCCGATGATGGCGGAATCAAACGGATCAGAGATATTGCACACGATGCCGCGCGCGAGGGGTCGACCGAGGAATTGGCGAACGGTCGAACGATCCGGAACTTCGATGCCGAGGTGTGGTCGATGACCGATGATGGGAAGTTGGTATCTCGGCCGGTCACGGCTATCCACGAGTACGATGCTCCGGACGAATTGACGAGGGTAACATTGCAGTCTGGTGAGCGGCTGACAGCGATTCACGATCATCCGTTCATTACGTTCGATGATGGAGAAAGCGTAGAGAAGCCCGCAGCAAATGTCTCTCCCGGTGACTGGGTGTTTGTACCGCGTCGCCTCGCTGACCGAGCGACGGATGGAGGTGTCCGGACTGCCGACTCAATCGCTGGAGGGACGGTCACCGCCACCGAAAACGAACTCTCTCCTGCGTTCGGTGCCGTCCTCGGCTACCTCTCCGGTGACGGAAACGTCTACTACGACCGCGAAGAGGGCGTCTACGGCATCCGATTCACCAATAAAGAAGAGGAACTGCTCGCTGACTTCGAGCGGGCGTGTCGTGACGCATGTGATGCAGAAGCAATTCGTCCACCGTCCGAACAGCGCGACGACGGTGTTGAAACGGTCAGGCTTTCCGGGAAGGAATTCGCGGACGTGGTACTTGACGCCGGGATGAATCTCGAAGTCTACGACGGAAAAGCGTTCCCGACGGCTATCTCTGCGGCCTCGCGGGCGACCAAGGCTGCGTTCGTACGCGCGATGGCAGACAGCGAAGGGAGTGTCGATACCGATTCGGGCAACGTCAAAATCAGTTCGTCCAGCTACGAACTGGTGCTCGGGATCAAGAGTCTCCTCTTGGAGTTCGACATCACAACGCAGATACAACACCGCGAACGCTCGGGTAAACGTGATCTGTATGTGCTTGCAGTGACGGCAGCGGAGTCTCTCCAGCGGTTCAATCGCCACATTGGGTTTACATTGGATCGCAAGCAGTCGGCGCTCGACGAGGTCTGTGAATCCGTTTCGGGCGACCGAACGATTCTCGACGTGATCCCCCACTGCGGAGAGTTACTGTCGTCACTCCGGGAATCGCTGCGACTGTACGTCTCCGAGTGCGGACTCGTTGACGCCACCGACTGCAACTTCGAGAACAAGGACGCGAACGTTTCGATTTCGTGTGCACGAACGATTCTCGATGCGTTTGAGAGTCGAACACAAGAGGCCGAGTCAGACGCAGAGCAACTCACGGAACCGTGTGACTGGGAGATACTGTCGGACATCAAAGAACGGTACCACGTTTCCCAGTCCGAACTCGCGACTGGAACACCGTATAGCCAGCAACAGATTTCGCTGCTGTGGGGAGCGGACGACGAACTCAGAGCGGTGACGAGAAACCGACTCCGAGAAATCGTCGAATCGGTCGTGAACACGGATATCGAACCGTTCCGACACCTCGTTCGTGGAGACGTGAAGTGGAGGCGTGTCAAGTCCGTCGAGACAGTCGATGAAAGCGATGTTGATGACCAAATCCGACTACTGAAACACGAACTGGCAGACCTCCTCGGCGTCAAGACCGAGTCCGCTGTCGAGTACGGACGGTCGCTATTGGACAGCGAACCGAATGCCGAGGACTGGGACGAACTTCGTGTCGAACTGAACCGACACAACGTCTCGTTCGCTGACATCGCTCGGGATCTTGGTGTTGCTGACTCGACCGTCTCACGGTGGTTCAACGGCGTTGTCGAGACGGACCGGTTTGTCGACGTGGCCAACGCCGCACGCGACCGGTTCGCCGAGATTCGTGCGGACGTTCGGCGATACCTCGACACAATCGAGTCGCGTTCCACACCCAAGGTGTACGACCTCACGGTCGAGGGAACACACAACTTCGTTGCCAACGGGATGGTCGTCCACAATTCCGAGGACCGGTCGGCAATGCACGAGGGCCTCGAACAACAGCAGATTTCGGTGTCGAAAGCCGGCATCAACGCGACGCTGAAGTCGCGGTGTTCGCTCCTCGGCGCGGCCAACCCCAAATACGGCCGCTTCGACCAGTACGAGTCTATCGGCGAGCAGATCGACCTCGAACCGGCCCTCATCTCGCGGTTCGACCTCATCTTCACGGTGACAGACGACCCGGACCCCGAGTCCGACGCCGAACTCGCAGAACACATCATCAATACGAACTACGCGGGCGAGCTCCACACCCAGCGCTCGAAGATTGCCAACTCCGAGTTCACAGAAGCGGAGGTGAACTCCGTCACCGAAGAAGTCGCCCCCGAAATTGACGCCGAACTCCTCCGCAAATACATCGCGTACGCAAAGCGTAACTGCTACCCGACGATGACCGACGAGGCAAAGGAGGTCATCCGCGACTTCTACGTCAACTTCCGCGCGAAAGGGGCCGACGAGGACTCGCCGGTTCCGGTCACCGCCCGGAAACTCGAAGCGCTCGTCCGTCTCGCCGAGGCGTCCGCTCGCGTCCGCCTCTCCGATACCGTCACCGAGGACGACGCCGTGCGCGTCACCAACATCGTCGAATCCTGCCTGCGCGATATCGGGATGGATCCCGAAACGGGCGAGTTCGACGCCGACATCGTGGAGACGGGCACCTCGAAGAACCAGCGCGACCGCATCAAGAACCTCAAGCAACTCATCAGCGATATCGAAGACGAGTACGAGGAGGGCGCACCGGTTGACGAAGTCATCTCCCGCGCGACAACCGAGTTGAACTTAGACGAGAGCAAGGCCGAACAGGAGATCGAAAACCTGCGGCGCAAGGGCGAAGTGTACGAACCACGGACGGATCACCTGCGAACGACGTAGATGGACCGAATATCTGCTCTCCGGAACATCGAAGAAGCCCTCCGCGACTTCGAGTCCGGCGACTCCGACCTCGCGGCGACCGAACAGCGAGTCGTGACTGTCCTTCGGACGTACGCCACCGACTTCGAGGGTGAGGAAGGTCTCGCCCCGTACCAAGCCACCGGCGAGGGCCGCGCGCACGGACTCGTGGTCGTTGCCGAGAGTTCAGCGGACGCCCGCGACCGAATCTACGACCTGCTGGACGAGGAACGCGGGAGCCTCGATTTCGAAGTCGAGCGTCTGTAGGCCTGACGACACGAATTTCGTCGCTTCGGCGGACTTTTATCGAATCACGAATGTCGTCACGTAGCCGTGTTGCTCGTCGTGACCTACTCGCGGGGCGCCCGCGAGACGCTTCGAAACGTCTGTCGAACGCACGAGGAGACAGTCGTCCGCCGATTCGGCCGTGCGGCACTGCTCGAAGAGACGGAGTTCGGTGCGTTCCTCGCGTGTCGCCTCCGCGAAAAGCACGGCCACGACGTGCAGGTCGAACGGACCGAACCGTTCAACGAATTCGCGGACGCCCCCGACTCGGTTCGAGAGGCCGCCGAAGCCTACGAATCACGCGACGTGGCAAGTACCCCGTACGACAAGTTCGCCGTCGGTACCGACCACCCACCGACGTCACGGATGCGCGATAGGGACCTGTGAGGTCGATTCGCGTCCATCTTCCCGACGGGACGACACACGTCGGGAGCGTCGTTGACCTGCGAGATGCAGACTGCGATATCGACGCCGACGACCTCAGTCGGTCGGTTCGCTTCGGATTGCCCGTCGAGCGGGGCTATCCGCGTGTCATCTCACCGCCACCATCACCAGTTTCTCCGTTCGTCGCACACCTCGCTCGGGAGATATCGTTCGACCGCCGCGGAGCGTTGGCGACACTAGCGCGGAGCAGGGGGCACGTCGTTCCCGAGGAACGAACGCTCGAACGGGTCGAATCCGAGTTAGCGGACGTAACGCCGCCCGAACCGGGAGATCTCGCGGACGCACGACGACGGGCGGCAGCGGCCGGTGCGGAGACGGAGCGCCTCCAAGAGCGCGCTGCGATGATTCGGGGGCGCGTCGAAGCAGTTCGGGAAGCGGGCGGAGACATCGATGCCGCAGAGGCGGAACTCGCAGAGACGATGACGCGTCTCTCCGAGGTCGCGACCGAGCGCGTGGCCGCGCGGCAACGGCTTGAGATGTTAGAAGCGCGAGCGCGGGCCGCACGCGACGGCCGCGAGGAACGGATGCGACTCGAAGACCGCGCGGCGAACCTCGAACGGGCGATCCGACGGTCGCTCGCGGCTGCCGTCTACGACGACTTCGCTGACGCGGTGGCCGCTCTCCCCGACTCGTTCGATGCCGACGCGGGCGACGCCCCCGGCGAATACGAGGGCCCGCCACTCGCTGCTGCCCTCGCTGTGACTCGTGTGGCGCCGCTCCGCGCACCCGTCGTCGCCGACGCCGATGTACTCGACCCGTTCTGTGGTCTCCGCTCATTCGTCCGCTATCTCGATGCGCCGGTCGTCCTCTGCTGAGTCAGATCACAGACTGCACCGCCCGCGGGTTCATATACGAAGACGCGGCCAACCACCCCATGGAGTACGACTGCACGACGAAAACCGTCGGCGGAACGACGCTCGTGACGGTTCACGTCCGCAACGAAGCGGCCGTCCCGCGCCGGGTTCGCGTCCGAAACGACCTGCCCGGTCCGGTCCTGCCGCCCCGGCAGGACGGCGTCCCGGAACGCGGGTGGGACGACGACGGCTACACCGGCGTCATCGCGGCGGACGACGAACTAACGCTCGGCTATGCCTGTCCCGGCGGAGACGAAACCGAGACACCAGTCTCCGTCGAATCGCTCGGCCGTGCGGACGAAGAGCGTGATACTGAGAAAAGTTCGCGCGCGGAACTCGAAGCAGAAGCGATCCGTTCGCTCGGGCGAGCGCGCCCGCCCGCCGACGCGGTGCCGACACCGAGCGTCGATAGACAGACAGAGACCGACGACGCTCCTACCGACGCTCAGACGAGGGATTTGGAGTCACGAGCAGAGTCAGTATCGACGAACTCGAGACCGCAGTCGGAACCGGAATCAACGCCGCGTCAAGATTCGGGCGGAGACAGTGATGACGCGACGTCTCACAACGAGGGCGACGAGGAATACAGAGCTGAAAAAGAGATCACTCCGAAGCCGGTCGAGTCGTGGCTCTCAGCAGTTGAGACGCGCGTTCAGCACGCAGAGACGGTGACTGATGCGACGGCCGACGAGGCGGCGGCGGTTCTCGAAACGGCCGAGAACGTCTCCGACCTTCCAGCGACAGTCGCCGCCGACGAAGACGCACTTCGAGCGTTCGCCGCCCGCGCGACGGCACTCGCCGAACGCGCCGCGGACACCGACGCCAAACCAGTCATCGACGCACTGGGTGACCGATGATACTCGCCGTCACCGGCGGGAAGGGCGGCGTCGGTAAATCGACGCTCGCGTTCGAACTCGGTGCCGCGATGGACGCTGTCGTCGTTGACGCCGACCTCGGAATGGCAGACCTTCCGACTGGACCCGGACCGGATTTACACGACGTGCTCGCCGGCCGCGCAGATGCCGTCGAAGCCGTCCGTGAGGACGGCCCGGTGCGACTCCTCCCGTGCGGTCGGTCGCTCTCGGGTGCGCGCGCGGCGGACGTTCGCCGCTTGGGTGATTCCCTCCGCGCGGTCGAACGCGCCTACGGCGACGTGGTGGTAGACTGTCCGGCGGGCATGAAAGCCGACGCGGGCGTTCCGCTCGCCGTCGCCGACGCCTGCGTCATCGTCGCTTCACCGCGACCGTACGCCCTCGCTGACGCCGTCCGAACGCGGGAACTGGCGCGGGAACTCGACGCCGGCCTCGTCGCCGTCGCGGTCAACCGCGCCGTCGAAGATCCGCCTGAAGCGGTGTTCGAGGAAGTCCTCGGCGCACCCGCCGTCACCGTCCCCGCGGACCCGCGCATGGCCCGCACCGTCGAGACGGGTCGGCCGGTCTGTCGCATCGCTCCATCCAGTCGCGCCGGACAAGCCATTTCGTCGCTGGCGCGAGCGGTCCAACGCTGTACACAGGTCTGAGGATTCTGCTTCTCACCAGTGTAGCGATGCCACTACGCATGCGATGACATCGAGAGAACTGTCTCGCTAATCGATACCGTCGTGAGGATGAGCGCTGTCGTCGGGTTCGTCGTCAGTGATCCGTCGTCGTCAGTGATTCGTCGTCGTCAGTGATCCGTCGTCAGTGATCCGTCATCAGTCGTCGATTTATCCATGCAGCCGTTCGTCTACTCGTCTCAAATCGTCTGTTCACTCGTCGTCACGCAGCGCCACGTACGTCTTCCGGAGGGTAACGGGCGTCACGTCGGCCACGTCGGCCGCCTCGGTCTGCGTCACTTCGACGTCGAGGTCGCGTGCGGCGGTGTACAGACATCCGGCGGCGACACCGCTCGGATTGCGGCCGACGGAGAGACCCTGCTCTGCGGCTTCGGCGGCGTACTCGCGGGCGCGGCGTTCCACATCGCGCGAGAGGTCGAGGCGGCTAGCAAAGCGCGGGACGTACTCAACGGGGTCCACGGGTCCGACGGGCAGACCGAGGTCGCGGTTCAGCGCGTCGTACGCCGCAGACTGCTCCGCTTCGGTTGCCTTCGCCTCGGCGACGACTTCACCGACAGTTCGGGAGACGTTGGCGACGCGACAGGCGGCGTAGACGCACGCGGCGGCGAACCCTTCGAGCGACCGACCGCGAAGAAGGTCTTCGTTCTGCGCCGACTTGAACAGCGAACACGCGTGATCGCGGATGCGTTCGGGGAGCGACAGCGCGCTCGTGAGACGGCGAATCTCGGTGAACGCGTACACCTGATTCCGCTCGCGCTTGGTGGAGATTCGCGCGCGGTTGTGCTGTTTGCGCATCCGGGCGAGGCGGCGGCGTTTTCGGCCTTTGACACGCGTCGAACGACCGATTTCAGTCGAAAGGCCGCGGTCGTGACGCGACTGGGTAAGCGGCGCACCCGTACGTTTGGGGTTCCGGTCGTCGTCCGCGAACGACCGCCATTCGGGCCCGTGGTCGATGGTATACTCCGAGACGACGAGTCCGCAGTCGCCGCAAACCGTCTCTTGGCCCTCAGCGTGCAGTCGGCCGTCGCACTCGGGGCAGGTGGTCGTCAGCGTTGCGTCGTCGGGGGAGCGTGCTTCACTCATCACAATTGAAACTCGGTCCCGATAGAGTATTTAAACACCGGAGAATTTGGGGTGTTTCCCCCGAAAACCGAGAGGGGAACGTACCGGTTACCGGTACGCTAAATTATCAAATCCGATTTTGATGTCGAAACGGTTTACTAGGCCGTTGAAATAGAGGAACGCGATGGGATTGGCGGACATCGCAGACGAGTTGGGGGTGACGACGACGACGCAGGAGGAACGCGGCGTTGCGACGGTTGACGATACGGACGTGGACCTCGACGCGCGCCTCCGCGACCACGCGGACAAATTACCCTGCACGCCGGAAGCGGCAGCCACCGTTCTCGAACGCCACGCGGCCGGCGACAGTGTTGGGGACGCCGCGGAGGCGGCTATCGTCGCTCCAGTGACGGCCGCGAAAGTCCTCCACCGGGCGGGCATCGAGGGCGTCACCCCGCTCGCTCCGACGGCACGACAAATCCTCCGCGATTGGCTCGCAGGCCAACTCTCACGCGCGGACGCGCTTGAACTCACTGGCGCGGACGACGCGGAGTTCGCCCTCGCGGCATACATCGAGACGCACGATCCGGTGCCAGAACTCGCCGACGCGACGCGACGAGATGCGGCGGCGTCGCTCGGCGGCGACGCACTCGTCAAAAAGCGCGAAGAACTCGCGGATACGATGTCCGCCTCGACAGACCTCTTCTAGCGTTCCGCGGTCACTTCACGTATCGTTCGACACCAGAGAGCAGTCCGCCACCTTCGAACGCCTCGCTGACGTCCCTCCCGACGGCCGCCGCCGTGAGTTCGACTATCGCCGTTGTGAACGCGGCATCATCGCCCAAACAGGACGGCACCGACTCGGGTTCGGTCGCGTCGGTCTCGGGAACGTCGCAGTCGGCACCCTCGAACGTCCCACGCGTCGAGACGACGAGTGTCGCCTCACTGCCAACGTGAGTGAGACGGGTTCGCATCTGCTGGACAGCATCGGCACCGCGTGTCGTTCCCGGTGCGACGACGATACTCTGATCCGCAACGTTCACCGCAGCGATTGCTTGATTCGAGGCGACTGGCGGCACATCCACCAGCACGTAGTCGAACCGATCGGCCGCCGCTGACAGTCGAGTCTCGAAGCGCTGGGCGGCGTCGGGCGTCTTTGCACGTGCGAACCGCTCGAACGGCGCAAATGCCGGGGAAACTGCAACTCGTCCGGCAGTCTCCACGTCGAGTGTCGTCAACCCTTCCGAAAGCGGTGCATCTGCCTCCTCGGTGAGAAGTGCAGTCAAATCAGGCTCGATCTGACCCGGAATGTGGGCCGCAAGTCCCTGCGTGGCGAACGCAGCGTCGAACACCCCCACGTCCGCGCCGTCGGCCGCGAGAGCCGTGGCAACCTCTAGTGTACACCGCGTCGTTCCTGCACCGCCTGTTGCGCCGACGAACGCGGCGATAGTGGTTTCTGTCGGTCGGGTTTCGCGTTCGTCTGTGACAGCCTCGTCATCCATACTTCGCGGTGGCCGCATACTCGAACCTAAAACGCCCGATATTCGTGAAATTATGTTTTCCTGACTACACGAATACGTGCCTCAGACGGCCTGAAGACGCCAAAGACTTATGATCCATGGGTTAATTTACGGGATATGACAAGAGATGCAGAGACAGTCACTGTTCTCTGCGTTGACGACGAACCCGGGTCCGCTGATCTCACTGCGGCGTATCTCGAACGGCACGACGACCGGCTGACAGTCACCACTGCGACGAGTGTACAGGGAGGACTCAATGCACTCACCGAAACCGATTTCGACTGTATCGTCAGCGACTACGACATGCCGGGATTGGATGGCTTGGCGTTCCTCGAAGCCGTTCGTGTTGATCGGCCCAAGTTACCGTTCATTCTCTTTACTGGCAAGGGATCCGAAGCAGTCGCCAGCGAAGCGATTTCAGCAGGCGTCAGCGACTACGTACAGAAGGAGTCCGGAACTGACCAGTACCCGGCGCTCGCCCGTCGCATCCACAACGCAGTTGAGCGCTTTCGAGCCGACAAACACGCGGCAAAAGTCCAAGAAGAGGCCAAGTCGATCCTCGAAAACTCACCGGACGCCATCGTTGTAAGCGTCGGCGATGAGTTCGTCTTCGCCAACACATCCGCAGTTAGCCTGTTCGAGGCAGACGATGCGGACGATCTCTTAGGACGGAACCTGCTATCGTTGATCCACAAACAGGATACGGAGGCCGTCAAGGCGGTGATTGCGCACGCTCAAGACGACGAGAAGGTTATTAGCCAAACACAGCGAACGATGAAAACGCTCGACGGGATGACGTTCTCCGCCGAGATGACCGTTCGCGCGATTACCTGGAATGGAGAATCCGGACACGTCGCTATTCTGCGTGATGTCACCAATCAAGAAGAGCAAGACTACGAACGTGAGCGGTACGCTGCGGCGTTTTCGCGGGCGATGGACGCAATCATCGTCGCGGACGACGACGACGAGTTTATCGACGTGAATGGGAGCGCCGCGGAACTGTTCGGCCTTCCGCGGGAAGAGCTGCTGGGGAGAAATCTCTCTGAATTCACACCGAACGGCAGCGAAATCGACGATATGTGGGCGGATTTTCAGTCTCTCGGGGAGAATCACGGCGTTCTATCGCTTATCCGACCGGATGGTGAGCGTCGAGTCGTCGAATACGCCGCGACGAGGGATGTCGTTCCGGGCGAACACCTCTCCGTACTACGAGACGTTACCGGCCGAACTCGACTAGAGAGGCAGCGACAGGCCGATCACGAGGCGTTAGAGCGGATGTACCGAATTACTGCTGACCGAGAGGCTGCCTTCGAAGAGAAAGTGTCGGCACTACTTGAACTCGGAGCCGACTATCTCGACGTCCCGTACGGTTTTCTCACCCGCATTCAGGATGGAACGCAGACGATCATCGAATCGGTCGGCGATCACGAATTACTCCAACCGGGAGAGACCGGACCGCTCTCGAAAGCGTACTGTCGAAAGACGGTTATCGAGGACGAACTCGTCTCCGTACAGAACTCCGAGGCAGAAGGATGGGAGGATGATCCGGCGTACGAGCGGTACGAGCTGGGTTGTTACATCGGCGCGAAAGTAATAGTAAATGAGGACCTGTTTGGGACGCTCTGCTTTGCGGGGACTGCCTCACGAAAACAGGCATTCTCGCACGGTGAGGAGGCGTTCGTTGAGTTGCTAGCGCGGTGGGTATCGTACGAACAGGAACACCGACGAAACAACCGAGAACTACAGAGCCAGACCGAGCGCCTAGAGGAGTTCGCGTCGATGGTGACCCACGACCTCAGAAACCCGCTCTCGGTCGCGTCCGGGTATCTTGAACTCGCCCGGGAAGACGGCGACCCCGAGCAGTTCGACCGAATCGAAGATGCACTCAGCCGAATGGAGCGGATTATCGGTGATCTGCTGTACCTCGCCCGCGAGAACGAACAGATACGCGAGACCGAACCAGTCGAACTCGAATCGGCGGTCGAACGAGCGTGGCAGACGGTCGATGAGACCACCCACGAAGCCACACTCTCAGTCGATGGAGACATCGGAACGATAGAGGCCGACCAAAATCGACTGTGTCAACTCTTGGAGAACCTCTTTCGCAACGCGATCGACCACGTAGGGACCGACGTGCGTGTCCGCGTTGGGTCGTTGGACGACGGGTTTTACGTCGAAGACGACGGGCCTGGAATCCCCGAAT
It contains:
- a CDS encoding transcription initiation factor IIB, with product MSEARSPDDATLTTTCPECDGRLHAEGQETVCGDCGLVVSEYTIDHGPEWRSFADDDRNPKRTGAPLTQSRHDRGLSTEIGRSTRVKGRKRRRLARMRKQHNRARISTKRERNQVYAFTEIRRLTSALSLPERIRDHACSLFKSAQNEDLLRGRSLEGFAAACVYAACRVANVSRTVGEVVAEAKATEAEQSAAYDALNRDLGLPVGPVDPVEYVPRFASRLDLSRDVERRAREYAAEAAEQGLSVGRNPSGVAAGCLYTAARDLDVEVTQTEAADVADVTPVTLRKTYVALRDDE
- a CDS encoding DUF7858 family protein, with product MGLADIADELGVTTTTQEERGVATVDDTDVDLDARLRDHADKLPCTPEAAATVLERHAAGDSVGDAAEAAIVAPVTAAKVLHRAGIEGVTPLAPTARQILRDWLAGQLSRADALELTGADDAEFALAAYIETHDPVPELADATRRDAAASLGGDALVKKREELADTMSASTDLF
- a CDS encoding AAA family ATPase; translated protein: MDDEAVTDERETRPTETTIAAFVGATGGAGTTRCTLEVATALAADGADVGVFDAAFATQGLAAHIPGQIEPDLTALLTEEADAPLSEGLTTLDVETAGRVAVSPAFAPFERFARAKTPDAAQRFETRLSAAADRFDYVLVDVPPVASNQAIAAVNVADQSIVVAPGTTRGADAVQQMRTRLTHVGSEATLVVSTRGTFEGADCDVPETDATEPESVPSCLGDDAAFTTAIVELTAAAVGRDVSEAFEGGGLLSGVERYVK
- a CDS encoding PAS domain S-box protein produces the protein MTRDAETVTVLCVDDEPGSADLTAAYLERHDDRLTVTTATSVQGGLNALTETDFDCIVSDYDMPGLDGLAFLEAVRVDRPKLPFILFTGKGSEAVASEAISAGVSDYVQKESGTDQYPALARRIHNAVERFRADKHAAKVQEEAKSILENSPDAIVVSVGDEFVFANTSAVSLFEADDADDLLGRNLLSLIHKQDTEAVKAVIAHAQDDEKVISQTQRTMKTLDGMTFSAEMTVRAITWNGESGHVAILRDVTNQEEQDYERERYAAAFSRAMDAIIVADDDDEFIDVNGSAAELFGLPREELLGRNLSEFTPNGSEIDDMWADFQSLGENHGVLSLIRPDGERRVVEYAATRDVVPGEHLSVLRDVTGRTRLERQRQADHEALERMYRITADREAAFEEKVSALLELGADYLDVPYGFLTRIQDGTQTIIESVGDHELLQPGETGPLSKAYCRKTVIEDELVSVQNSEAEGWEDDPAYERYELGCYIGAKVIVNEDLFGTLCFAGTASRKQAFSHGEEAFVELLARWVSYEQEHRRNNRELQSQTERLEEFASMVTHDLRNPLSVASGYLELAREDGDPEQFDRIEDALSRMERIIGDLLYLARENEQIRETEPVELESAVERAWQTVDETTHEATLSVDGDIGTIEADQNRLCQLLENLFRNAIDHVGTDVRVRVGSLDDGFYVEDDGPGIPESERDNVFEQGYTTRNDGTGFGLSIVTEIVEGHGWSIAVTEGELGGARFEISDVHSDEKPDAA